A genomic segment from Gossypium hirsutum isolate 1008001.06 chromosome D04, Gossypium_hirsutum_v2.1, whole genome shotgun sequence encodes:
- the LOC121216227 gene encoding copper transport protein ATX1 — MSQTVVLKVGMSCQGCVGAVKRVLGKMEGVESYEVDLEQQKVTVKGNVQPDAVLQTVSKTGKKTAFWEAEALAESEAKPAESEVQPAETEANPAETKVKPAETEAKPTEPEAKPTEAVAAA, encoded by the exons ATGTCTCAG ACTGTTGTGCTCAAGGTTGGCATGTCATGCCAAGGATGTGTTGGAGCCGTGAAGAGAGTTCTGGGGAAAATGGAAG GTGTGGAATCATATGAAGTAGATTTGGAGCAACAGAAAGTGACTGTGAAGGGCAACGTCCAGCCTGATGCTGTGCTGCAGACCGTGTCAAAGACCGGAAAGAAGACTGCCTTTTGGGAAGCAGAAGCTTTGGCTGAATCCGAGGCGAAGCCAGCCGAATCCGAGGTGCAGCCAGCCGAAACCGAGGCGAATCCAGCCGAAACCAAGGTGAAGCCAGCCGAAACTGAGGCGAAACCAACAGAACCCGAGGCAAAGCCCACGGAAGCTGTTGCTGCAGCTTAA